A part of Homoserinibacter sp. YIM 151385 genomic DNA contains:
- a CDS encoding YggS family pyridoxal phosphate-dependent enzyme, with protein MSEPGLAERLASVDAGIAEAARLAGRDPAEVTRIVVTKFHPASLVRELAALGVHEVGENRHQEAQAKARELEDLDLEWHFVGQLQSKKARQVREYAAVLHSLDRDSVVDALAGGEPIVDGFVQLNLTDDPGRGGTGDADALLRIAERVLTGGGIRLLGVMAVAPLDVEPARAFAEVRRQSERLRELAPEADRISAGMSHDYREAVAAGATHLRIGTAITGKRPERG; from the coding sequence GTGAGCGAGCCGGGTCTCGCCGAGCGCCTGGCCTCGGTGGATGCCGGGATCGCGGAGGCCGCGCGCCTCGCCGGGCGGGACCCCGCGGAGGTCACCCGCATCGTCGTGACGAAGTTCCACCCCGCCTCGCTCGTCCGCGAGCTCGCCGCCCTCGGCGTGCACGAGGTGGGGGAGAACCGGCATCAGGAGGCGCAGGCGAAGGCGCGCGAGCTCGAGGACCTCGACCTCGAGTGGCATTTCGTCGGCCAGCTCCAGAGCAAGAAGGCGCGGCAGGTGCGCGAGTACGCGGCCGTGCTCCACTCGCTCGACCGCGACTCGGTCGTCGATGCGCTCGCCGGGGGCGAGCCGATCGTCGACGGCTTCGTGCAGCTCAACCTGACGGACGATCCGGGGCGCGGCGGCACCGGCGATGCCGACGCGCTGCTGCGCATCGCGGAGCGCGTCCTCACGGGGGGCGGCATCCGCCTCCTCGGCGTCATGGCGGTCGCGCCCCTCGACGTCGAGCCCGCCCGCGCCTTCGCCGAGGTGCGCCGCCAGTCCGAGCGCCTGCGCGAGCTCGCACCCGAGGCCGACCGGATCTCCGCGGGGATGTCGCACGACTACCGCGAGGCGGTCGCCGCGGGCGCGACACACCTTCGCATCGGGACGGCAATCACGGGAAAGCGCCCCGAGCGCGGTTAA